A window of Aeromicrobium sp. Root236 contains these coding sequences:
- a CDS encoding VOC family protein codes for MSDLEIYAVVPASDLGRAREFYRDKLGLEPVEERREGLIYQGAGGTKFLLYETQFAGTAQNTAMNWATPDLDAEMTELRGRGVVFEEYDFPGFKTENGVVADDDGRAAWFKDSEGNILALSEGM; via the coding sequence TTGAGCGATCTGGAAATCTATGCCGTCGTCCCCGCTTCGGATCTCGGCCGCGCGCGCGAGTTCTACCGGGACAAGCTGGGGCTCGAGCCAGTCGAGGAGCGACGTGAAGGGCTGATCTATCAAGGTGCGGGCGGCACGAAGTTCCTGCTCTACGAGACGCAGTTCGCCGGCACGGCGCAGAACACCGCCATGAACTGGGCCACCCCGGACCTCGACGCCGAGATGACGGAGCTGCGGGGTCGGGGCGTGGTCTTCGAGGAGTACGACTTCCCGGGCTTCAAGACCGAGAACGGCGTCGTGGCGGACGATGACGGCCGGGCTGCGTGGTTCAAGGACTCCGAGGGCAACATCCTCGCGCTGTCCGAAGGCATGTGA
- a CDS encoding deoxyguanosinetriphosphate triphosphohydrolase, whose product MTDAPYGDEARARFVDEPPKRSGRTPFERDRARVVHSAALRRLSAKTQVMGAGFDDFVRNRLTHTLEVAQVARELGKALGCDPDIVDSAALAHDLGHPPFGHNGEAALDEAAQSCGGFEGNAQTLRILSRLESKAFAGDGSSVGLNLTRATLSACVKYPWLRGEAPDASGKFGAYADDVAVFEWLREGAPAKRRPIEAQVMDLADDIAYSVHDVEDGVVGGWFVLRSGELDREAIHGVARDWYDPTASDDRLDAALGRLQEMPEWPTTPFDGSRAARAVLKSLTSALIGRFAHEAELATVEAWGAGPLIRFAADLEVPDDTRDEITVLKSIAAHYVMRSDDRAGPLSRQRELLLALVEVLDKSDGQELEAEFALDFAQAADDAARRRVVIDQVASLTDASARTWALRLLN is encoded by the coding sequence GTGACCGACGCACCCTACGGCGACGAGGCCCGCGCGCGTTTCGTCGACGAGCCGCCCAAGCGTTCAGGCCGTACGCCGTTCGAGCGTGACCGGGCCCGCGTGGTGCACTCGGCCGCGTTGCGCAGGCTGTCGGCCAAGACGCAGGTCATGGGCGCCGGTTTCGACGACTTCGTACGCAACCGGCTGACCCACACGCTCGAGGTCGCCCAGGTGGCGCGCGAGCTCGGCAAGGCGCTCGGCTGCGATCCCGACATCGTCGACTCGGCGGCGTTGGCGCACGACCTCGGTCACCCGCCCTTCGGTCACAACGGTGAGGCGGCCCTCGACGAGGCGGCACAGTCGTGCGGAGGGTTCGAGGGCAACGCCCAGACGCTGCGCATCCTCAGTCGGCTCGAGTCCAAGGCGTTCGCGGGCGACGGCTCCAGCGTCGGCCTCAACCTGACGCGCGCGACGCTCTCGGCGTGCGTGAAGTATCCGTGGCTTCGTGGCGAGGCACCCGACGCCAGCGGGAAGTTCGGCGCGTACGCCGACGACGTCGCGGTCTTCGAGTGGCTGCGCGAGGGCGCACCCGCGAAGCGCCGACCGATCGAGGCGCAGGTCATGGACCTTGCGGACGACATCGCCTACTCGGTGCACGACGTCGAGGACGGGGTCGTCGGGGGCTGGTTCGTGCTGCGCTCCGGTGAGCTCGACCGCGAGGCGATCCACGGTGTCGCACGGGACTGGTACGACCCGACCGCCTCCGACGACCGGCTCGACGCCGCGCTGGGCCGCCTCCAGGAGATGCCGGAGTGGCCGACCACGCCGTTCGACGGCAGCCGTGCCGCCCGGGCCGTCCTCAAGAGCCTCACGAGCGCGCTGATCGGCCGGTTCGCGCACGAGGCCGAGCTTGCGACCGTCGAGGCGTGGGGCGCCGGTCCGCTCATACGTTTCGCCGCCGACCTCGAGGTGCCTGATGACACGCGTGACGAGATCACGGTGCTGAAGTCGATCGCCGCGCACTACGTCATGCGCTCGGACGACCGAGCCGGGCCCTTGAGTCGCCAGCGCGAGCTGCTGCTGGCGCTCGTCGAGGTGCTCGACAAGTCGGACGGTCAGGAGCTCGAGGCGGAGTTCGCCCTCGACTTCGCCCAGGCCGCTGACGACGCGGCCCGTCGCAGGGTCGTGATCGACCAGGTCGCCAGCCTCACGGACGCCTCCGCGCGTACGTGGGCCCTCCGCCTGCTCAATTGA
- a CDS encoding GNAT family N-acetyltransferase has protein sequence MSLTLQPMSDEYFAAWNERLIVEYAREKVEAGLWPEEHALELSKAEQAESLPEGRATSGHDLFVGVVDGEVAGNLWLYTDPKQPVQSTYIYDIEILEPHRGRGLGRALLEAAESWCAEHGSVSVRLNVFAPNTTARALYESAGYAPTSTHMMKRISPA, from the coding sequence GTGAGCCTCACCTTGCAGCCGATGTCTGACGAGTACTTCGCGGCGTGGAACGAGCGCCTGATCGTGGAGTACGCGCGCGAGAAGGTCGAAGCCGGTCTCTGGCCCGAGGAGCACGCGCTCGAGCTGTCCAAGGCCGAGCAGGCCGAGAGCCTCCCAGAGGGCAGGGCGACCTCGGGCCACGACCTGTTCGTCGGCGTCGTCGACGGAGAGGTCGCGGGCAACCTCTGGCTCTACACAGACCCCAAGCAGCCCGTTCAGAGCACCTACATCTATGACATCGAGATCCTCGAGCCGCATCGCGGGCGCGGTCTCGGGCGCGCATTGCTCGAGGCAGCGGAGTCGTGGTGCGCCGAGCACGGCAGCGTCTCCGTACGCCTCAACGTGTTCGCCCCCAACACGACCGCCAGGGCACTCTACGAGTCAGCGGGCTACGCGCCGACCAGCACACACATGATGAAGCGGATCTCGCCGGCGTGA
- a CDS encoding sigma factor — translation MRARLRGFHGEELRDAVQSGAVGLIRAIDRFDPDRGARLATYAWHWIGSAMTVQHRPEQPLGDEDRPAPQGESGDLDLLDGMPDELAEVLRLRFGVGDPLAVPMPRRIVAERLGLTVAQVRNVEAKAMRQLRRRLAKVVDRAPSQEEPIPHSSIGRAFDC, via the coding sequence ATGCGCGCCCGCCTCCGGGGGTTCCACGGCGAGGAGCTGCGCGACGCCGTGCAGTCAGGTGCCGTCGGTCTGATCCGCGCGATCGACCGGTTCGATCCTGACCGTGGGGCTCGGCTCGCGACGTACGCCTGGCACTGGATCGGCTCCGCGATGACCGTGCAGCACCGTCCCGAGCAACCCCTCGGCGACGAGGACCGACCGGCACCGCAGGGCGAATCCGGCGATCTCGACCTGCTCGACGGCATGCCCGACGAGCTGGCCGAGGTCCTTCGCCTGCGGTTCGGAGTGGGCGATCCGCTGGCCGTGCCGATGCCCCGGCGGATCGTGGCCGAACGCCTCGGGCTGACCGTCGCTCAGGTGCGCAACGTAGAGGCCAAGGCGATGCGACAACTCCGGAGGCGGCTTGCTAAAGTAGTTGACCGTGCTCCTTCGCAAGAGGAGCCGATCCCCCATAGCTCAATTGGCAGAGCATTCGACTGTTAA
- the dnaG gene encoding DNA primase: MAGRIKDDDIQLVRERARIDEIVEQYVTLKNAGGGSRKGLCPFHDEKSPSFNVRPVQGFYHCFGCGASGDVYKFLMEIEGLTFVEAVERLAVKVGITLHYEEGASTGPRRDPQQRPRLLEAHREAGAFYAAALQSSADAEVGRQFVKDRGFDQSVAEKFGMGFAPRGGEALVAHLKAKGFTDDELMVGGLAARGSRGLYDRFRGRLLWPIREMTGEIIGFGARRMFDDDRVEAKYLNTSETPIYKKSQVLYGLDLARRSISSSGQAVIVEGYTDVMACHEAGVTTAVATCGTAFGEDHARVMRRLMLDDQAFHGEVIFTFDGDEAGQRAALKTFSGDQQFVAQTYVAVEPRGMDPCDLRLAEGDAAVRELVASRIPLYRFVLDNMLGKYDLDRGDQRVDAVREAVGLASAIRDKSKVDELLREIAGRVGTDIEQVRAEHRKRTSAGPAKVAQPVSGEAAAPVEPPSQAVSFGAPQFSDEREALKAIVQYPHLAREHADELDDNDFTHFVSKYLWKHIQGMTWPTGPDSNWLPRLAESVQDEDARRVLSVAAVEPMRARESNTAAVVASVILRLQMLTCGRRITEIKSKLQRTNPIEQAESYNRMFGELIALEQQFRTLRDRSLGGDIPS; this comes from the coding sequence ATGGCCGGACGCATCAAGGACGACGACATCCAGCTCGTCCGCGAACGCGCCCGCATCGACGAGATCGTCGAGCAGTACGTCACGCTCAAGAACGCCGGCGGCGGCTCCCGCAAGGGGCTCTGCCCGTTCCACGACGAGAAGTCGCCGTCGTTCAACGTACGACCGGTGCAGGGCTTCTATCACTGCTTCGGCTGCGGGGCGTCGGGCGACGTCTACAAGTTCCTCATGGAGATCGAGGGGCTGACATTCGTCGAGGCCGTCGAGCGCTTGGCCGTCAAAGTCGGCATCACGCTGCACTACGAAGAGGGCGCCAGCACCGGTCCGCGCCGCGATCCGCAGCAGCGGCCGAGACTCCTCGAGGCCCATCGCGAGGCCGGCGCGTTCTACGCCGCCGCGTTGCAGAGCTCCGCCGACGCCGAGGTCGGCCGCCAGTTCGTCAAGGACCGCGGCTTCGACCAGAGCGTCGCCGAGAAGTTCGGCATGGGGTTCGCGCCACGCGGGGGAGAGGCGCTGGTCGCCCACCTCAAGGCCAAGGGCTTCACCGACGACGAGCTGATGGTCGGCGGGCTGGCCGCTCGGGGGTCGCGGGGACTCTACGACCGGTTCCGAGGTCGCCTGCTGTGGCCGATCCGCGAGATGACCGGCGAGATCATCGGCTTCGGCGCCCGTCGCATGTTCGACGACGACCGGGTCGAGGCTAAGTACCTCAACACCTCCGAGACGCCGATCTACAAGAAGAGCCAGGTGCTCTACGGTCTTGACCTTGCCCGCCGGTCGATCTCGTCATCGGGCCAGGCCGTGATCGTCGAGGGCTACACCGACGTCATGGCGTGCCACGAAGCCGGGGTCACGACCGCGGTGGCCACCTGTGGCACGGCCTTCGGCGAGGACCACGCGCGCGTCATGCGCCGGCTCATGCTCGACGACCAGGCCTTCCACGGCGAGGTCATCTTCACGTTCGACGGCGACGAGGCCGGGCAGCGCGCGGCGCTCAAGACGTTCAGCGGCGACCAGCAGTTTGTCGCCCAGACCTATGTCGCCGTCGAGCCGCGCGGCATGGACCCGTGCGACCTGCGCCTGGCCGAGGGCGACGCCGCGGTGCGCGAGCTCGTCGCCTCGCGCATCCCGCTCTATCGCTTCGTGCTCGACAACATGCTCGGCAAGTACGACCTCGATCGCGGCGACCAGCGCGTCGACGCCGTCCGCGAGGCCGTGGGGCTGGCGTCCGCGATCCGCGACAAGTCCAAGGTCGACGAGCTGCTCCGCGAGATCGCCGGGCGGGTCGGCACCGACATCGAGCAGGTCCGGGCCGAGCACCGCAAGCGTACGAGCGCGGGTCCTGCCAAGGTCGCCCAGCCGGTGTCGGGGGAGGCCGCTGCGCCGGTCGAGCCGCCCAGCCAGGCGGTCAGCTTCGGCGCGCCGCAGTTCTCCGACGAGCGCGAGGCGCTCAAGGCGATCGTGCAATACCCGCACCTCGCCAGGGAGCACGCCGACGAGCTCGACGACAACGACTTCACCCACTTCGTGTCCAAGTACCTCTGGAAGCACATCCAGGGCATGACCTGGCCGACCGGACCCGACTCCAACTGGCTGCCCAGGCTTGCCGAGTCGGTCCAGGACGAGGACGCTCGACGCGTGCTGTCGGTGGCCGCGGTCGAGCCGATGCGCGCACGCGAGAGCAACACCGCCGCGGTCGTGGCGTCGGTGATCCTCCGCCTCCAGATGCTGACCTGCGGCCGCCGGATCACCGAGATCAAGTCCAAGCTGCAGCGCACCAACCCGATCGAGCAGGCCGAGTCCTACAACCGTATGTTCGGCGAGCTCATCGCCCTCGAGCAGCAGTTCCGCACGTTGCGTGACCGCTCGCTCGGCGGCGACATCCCCAGCTGA
- a CDS encoding PIG-L deacetylase family protein yields the protein MEPTPLEPVSEHWERALVVVAHPDDVEFGAAAAIARWTDQGKTVVYCMVTSGEAGIDGIAPDECREIRIAEQIASAKIVGVDKVEFLGLPDGVVEYGVPLRRAITEVVRRHRPEVIITNNFRETWGGSMPNQPDHMAVGRAALNSAGDAGNRWIFPEQLVDGLEPWGGVTQVWAAGSPDGKHGADTTATFDRGVESLRAHKAYIDGLGWENFDPAEFLESMSRPTGSRLGVTHATPFEVFSMTFGE from the coding sequence ATGGAACCCACACCACTCGAGCCTGTCAGCGAGCACTGGGAACGCGCCCTCGTGGTCGTCGCGCACCCGGACGACGTCGAGTTCGGCGCAGCCGCGGCGATCGCGCGCTGGACCGACCAGGGCAAGACCGTCGTCTACTGCATGGTGACCAGCGGCGAGGCGGGCATCGACGGCATCGCGCCCGACGAGTGCCGTGAGATCCGCATCGCCGAGCAGATCGCCTCGGCCAAGATCGTCGGCGTCGACAAGGTGGAGTTCCTGGGCCTCCCCGACGGGGTCGTCGAGTACGGCGTGCCGCTGCGCCGGGCGATCACCGAGGTCGTACGCCGGCACCGTCCGGAGGTCATCATCACCAACAACTTCCGCGAGACGTGGGGCGGCTCGATGCCCAACCAGCCGGACCACATGGCCGTCGGCCGGGCGGCGCTCAACAGCGCGGGCGACGCGGGCAACCGGTGGATCTTCCCCGAGCAGCTCGTCGACGGACTCGAGCCGTGGGGTGGCGTCACGCAGGTCTGGGCCGCTGGATCCCCGGACGGCAAGCACGGCGCGGACACCACCGCGACGTTCGACCGTGGGGTCGAGTCGCTCAGAGCCCACAAGGCGTACATCGACGGTCTGGGCTGGGAGAACTTCGATCCGGCTGAGTTCCTCGAGAGCATGTCCCGGCCGACCGGTTCACGCCTGGGCGTCACGCACGCGACCCCGTTCGAGGTCTTCTCGATGACATTCGGCGAGTGA